One window from the genome of Pedobacter schmidteae encodes:
- a CDS encoding RagB/SusD family nutrient uptake outer membrane protein, whose translation MKCYIFKFSLYILGCTLISCAKFIDIDPPKEFLTKETVFKGDESATSAVTGIYSAMAINPGYASGGSASITSIAGTSSDELVGYSSNLLEFYENEISTVNSDLSNSLYSTPYKIIYVANTILEALENSNQVTPPVKAQLRGEALFVRAFTYFYLVNMYGAVPLHLVTDYRITQIASRTAQSDVYKQILADLTYSESLLSDVYPSAGRVRPNKSAAQALLARTYLYLGDWENAEKYSSLVIGKTSTYSLVNFDAIFLVDSKEAIWQLFPTAGTNAQDGLLFIPGSLTTKPTFVSLESNFVLSTFEPNDKRQQSWIKSYKVGSVTYYYPVKYKTRAAASPIEYSMVLRLAEQYLIRAEARINQGKIDIGISDLNTIRQRPVNGVNTNILTPLLTTLSKNEALLAVEQERKAELFCEWGHRWFDLKRTGRVNAIVGKIKPNWQSTDELYPIPYDETVRNKNIIQNLGY comes from the coding sequence ATGAAATGTTATATATTTAAATTCAGTTTGTATATCCTCGGTTGCACTTTAATTTCTTGTGCCAAATTTATTGACATTGATCCACCCAAAGAGTTTTTAACAAAAGAAACTGTTTTTAAAGGCGATGAATCAGCGACATCTGCAGTTACTGGAATTTATAGCGCTATGGCAATCAATCCCGGCTATGCGTCGGGCGGGTCAGCAAGTATCACTAGCATTGCTGGTACTTCATCCGATGAACTTGTAGGATATTCTTCAAATCTACTAGAATTTTATGAAAATGAAATTTCAACAGTGAATTCTGACCTATCAAATTCACTATATTCAACGCCCTACAAGATAATTTATGTGGCTAATACAATTCTAGAAGCTCTCGAAAATTCGAATCAGGTAACTCCTCCTGTTAAGGCACAACTACGGGGTGAAGCATTATTTGTTCGGGCATTTACTTATTTCTATTTAGTAAATATGTATGGTGCCGTACCTTTGCATCTTGTAACCGACTACAGAATTACTCAAATTGCTAGTCGTACCGCACAAAGTGATGTCTATAAACAGATTCTCGCTGACCTAACGTATTCTGAAAGCTTACTCTCAGATGTTTACCCCTCAGCAGGTAGAGTACGACCAAATAAGTCCGCCGCACAAGCACTCTTGGCACGGACATATTTATATCTCGGGGATTGGGAAAATGCAGAAAAATATTCATCACTAGTAATCGGTAAAACGAGTACATATAGTCTGGTGAATTTTGATGCAATTTTTTTAGTGGATAGTAAAGAAGCAATTTGGCAACTATTTCCAACAGCAGGAACAAATGCGCAAGACGGATTATTATTTATTCCGGGGTCTCTTACCACTAAGCCAACATTTGTGTCGTTGGAAAGCAATTTCGTGTTAAGTACTTTTGAACCCAACGATAAAAGACAACAGTCTTGGATTAAAAGTTATAAAGTTGGCTCAGTAACTTATTATTATCCGGTTAAGTATAAAACAAGGGCCGCAGCCTCACCGATTGAATATTCAATGGTTTTGCGCCTAGCCGAGCAATACTTAATTCGTGCAGAAGCAAGAATTAATCAAGGAAAAATTGACATCGGAATAAGTGATCTAAATACGATTAGACAACGTCCCGTAAATGGAGTTAACACTAATATCCTTACCCCTCTCCTAACAACATTATCCAAAAACGAGGCCTTGTTAGCTGTAGAACAGGAAAGAAAGGCTGAGTTGTTCTGTGAATGGGGGCATCGATGGTTTGATTTAAAGCGGACGGGCCGAGTAAATGCCATTGTAGGAAAAATAAAACCAAACTGGCAGTCAACAGACGAATTATATCCAATACCTTATGATGAAACAGTTAGAAATAAAAATATTATACAAAATCTAGGTTACTGA
- a CDS encoding MauE/DoxX family redox-associated membrane protein produces MLSDKAKQNLVDIICYLFVLLFLYAATSKLIEYDKFQLQMSKSPIITDYASILVWLVPLTEIIISIMLLIERTKMAGLFAAFGLMSLFTAYIYAILNYSDSIPCSCGGVLQKLTWDQHLIFNIVFIVLGIVGILLHTKTTNKKVH; encoded by the coding sequence ATGTTATCAGACAAAGCCAAACAAAACCTTGTCGACATCATATGTTACCTGTTTGTACTCCTGTTTTTATACGCCGCCACTAGCAAGCTGATAGAGTATGATAAGTTTCAACTCCAGATGAGTAAATCGCCCATTATCACCGACTATGCGTCCATTCTAGTCTGGTTGGTACCCCTAACCGAAATTATCATCTCTATTATGCTGCTAATTGAAAGAACAAAAATGGCAGGGTTGTTTGCTGCTTTTGGATTGATGTCACTCTTCACCGCATATATATATGCTATTTTAAATTATAGTGACTCCATACCTTGTTCATGTGGAGGCGTTTTACAAAAGCTGACTTGGGATCAGCACCTCATATTCAACATTGTATTTATTGTGCTGGGTATTGTAGGCATCCTTTTACATACTAAAACAACTAATAAAAAAGTTCATTAA
- a CDS encoding SusC/RagA family TonB-linked outer membrane protein, whose amino-acid sequence MRLTVIIIIASMLQVSASTYAQKLSYVKKDITLAQLFKEIKKQTSYNVVWVEKKLDVDATINANFKNVLLAEVFDQILDGQPLSYTISDKTITIKEKELSLTDKIRSLFATIDVRGRVLDEKNEPLVGAVVKVKGTKQATSTNSKGEFLLKNVDEKAILEISFLGYEHQEIKATEKIGDIKLVMSEDKLQEVQINAGYYTVTERERTGSISKITAKEIGQQPVNNPLLALVGRVPGLQITQQTGMPGGGVNVQIRGRNSIAKGNDPLYIVDGVNYASSKISAASTSEIFGSGGTVTANPLSFINPNDIESIEVLKDADATAIYGSRGANGVILITTKKGSSKDTKVNVGMSQGVSEVGHRLDLLNTEEYLQMRKEAFNNDKLTPGPNDYDLNGTWDQNKYTDWQEVLIGGKGRITNALLNINGGNDKSSYLIGGAYYKEGTVFSGNFGFERASIRSSINLGSEPSKLSANFTINYSYTNSNLLRFDPTNNILLAPNYPDLYDQYGKLNWSSNIVSNPMSLLLQTNNSQSNTLIGNFTLKYQLVKNLFLKTSLGYNILYRKEQQKQPLESYSPALNLTPTDRIAVFSNNYANSYLVEPQISYDITLGKGIINALLGSSFQRNSSEQNVIQGSGYNSDDLMGNTVGAALLTNLPSANSSQYRYAAVFGRLNYSLSNKYFLNLTVRRDGSSRFGEGKRFANFGAIGAAWIFSDEKIFKDNFPFLSLGKLRASYGITGNDQIGDYNSLEFWNPSGTYQGKPTVTPGRIANPDLVWEKNRKAEVSLQFGFLNNKIDLNISYYRNVSSNQLIGTTFPLSVGTGGLTVNLPAIVKNTGWEFDSNINLISGKNLKWSTGLNLTIPKNKLVAYPGLETSTDAINYQIGQPLSIFKTYRVTVNQQTGLYIIEDKNLNNVRDDADRFIVKFLGQYFYGGMQNNISFKQFKLGIFFSFAKQNGRSYRTSSTRTPGGALLASGVVQTNQFSEVLDRWQKNGDDTSVQRFTTVTANNSLNTAVKSFGDLSIVDASYIKLRNLSLGYTLPQSFLTRLKISNAMVTIQGQNIFTFTSYKGLDPETQGLYLPPLRTLTLGLNLTF is encoded by the coding sequence ATGCGCTTAACCGTTATTATCATTATAGCCTCTATGTTGCAGGTCAGCGCATCCACGTATGCGCAAAAGCTTAGCTATGTAAAAAAGGATATAACCCTGGCCCAACTTTTTAAAGAGATCAAAAAACAAACCAGCTACAATGTAGTATGGGTAGAGAAGAAACTGGATGTTGACGCCACCATAAATGCCAATTTCAAAAATGTGCTGCTGGCCGAGGTTTTTGACCAGATCCTTGACGGACAGCCGCTTAGCTACACCATCTCCGACAAAACCATCACCATCAAAGAGAAAGAACTTTCGTTGACTGACAAGATCAGAAGCCTTTTTGCTACTATTGATGTACGCGGCCGTGTGCTTGATGAAAAGAATGAACCACTGGTGGGCGCGGTTGTAAAAGTTAAAGGAACCAAACAAGCCACATCAACCAATAGCAAAGGAGAATTTCTGTTAAAAAATGTAGATGAGAAAGCCATACTGGAGATCTCATTTTTGGGTTATGAGCATCAGGAAATTAAAGCTACAGAGAAGATAGGTGATATCAAATTGGTGATGAGCGAGGATAAACTTCAGGAAGTACAAATTAACGCAGGTTACTATACGGTGACGGAAAGAGAAAGAACGGGATCTATTTCTAAAATTACGGCGAAAGAAATAGGACAGCAGCCAGTGAATAATCCTTTGCTAGCTCTAGTTGGAAGGGTACCGGGGCTACAAATCACACAACAAACAGGTATGCCTGGTGGCGGAGTAAACGTACAGATACGTGGTAGAAATAGCATTGCGAAAGGCAATGACCCTCTTTACATCGTAGATGGGGTGAATTATGCTTCCTCCAAAATTTCTGCGGCTTCTACAAGTGAAATATTCGGATCTGGGGGGACAGTAACAGCAAACCCGTTAAGTTTTATTAACCCCAATGATATTGAAAGTATAGAGGTTTTGAAAGATGCAGATGCCACGGCAATTTATGGATCTAGGGGAGCTAATGGAGTGATTTTAATTACAACCAAAAAAGGAAGTTCAAAAGATACCAAGGTAAACGTTGGAATGTCCCAAGGAGTTAGTGAAGTCGGCCACCGACTAGATTTATTGAATACAGAAGAATATTTACAAATGAGAAAAGAAGCCTTCAATAACGATAAACTTACTCCAGGACCTAACGATTATGATCTTAATGGCACGTGGGACCAAAACAAATATACAGATTGGCAAGAAGTATTAATAGGTGGAAAAGGTAGAATTACAAACGCACTATTAAATATTAATGGAGGAAACGACAAAAGTAGTTACTTAATTGGAGGAGCCTATTACAAAGAAGGCACTGTTTTTTCTGGAAATTTTGGCTTTGAGCGAGCCAGCATTCGCTCCAGTATAAATCTAGGATCTGAACCTAGCAAGCTTAGCGCAAATTTTACCATAAACTATAGTTACACTAATAGTAACCTCCTTAGATTCGATCCTACTAATAATATATTATTGGCTCCAAATTATCCAGATTTATATGATCAATATGGGAAACTAAATTGGAGTAGCAATATTGTGTCGAACCCAATGTCACTTTTATTGCAAACGAATAACTCACAAAGTAATACTCTAATCGGAAATTTCACCTTAAAATACCAATTAGTGAAAAATCTGTTTTTGAAAACCTCACTTGGTTATAACATTTTATATAGAAAAGAACAACAAAAACAACCGTTAGAGTCTTATTCTCCCGCTTTGAATTTAACACCAACAGATAGAATAGCTGTTTTTTCGAATAATTACGCGAACAGCTATTTAGTTGAACCTCAAATCTCGTATGACATTACCTTAGGAAAAGGAATAATTAATGCTTTGTTAGGAAGTAGCTTTCAAAGGAATAGTAGTGAACAAAATGTCATTCAAGGTTCAGGGTACAATAGCGATGACCTTATGGGTAATACAGTTGGTGCCGCCCTACTTACTAACCTTCCGTCCGCTAATAGTAGCCAATATCGATATGCCGCTGTTTTTGGTAGACTAAATTACAGTCTATCGAATAAGTACTTCTTAAATTTAACAGTTAGGAGAGACGGCTCAAGCAGATTTGGTGAAGGAAAACGATTTGCAAATTTTGGGGCTATAGGTGCGGCCTGGATTTTCTCAGATGAAAAAATATTTAAAGATAATTTTCCTTTTTTAAGTTTAGGAAAGTTAAGGGCGAGTTATGGTATTACTGGGAATGATCAGATCGGTGATTATAACTCTTTGGAGTTTTGGAATCCTTCTGGAACTTACCAAGGAAAACCAACAGTTACTCCAGGGAGAATAGCGAATCCAGATCTCGTTTGGGAAAAAAATCGTAAAGCCGAAGTCTCTTTACAGTTTGGTTTCTTAAATAATAAAATTGATCTAAATATATCTTATTATCGAAATGTGTCGTCTAACCAATTAATAGGCACAACTTTTCCGTTGAGTGTTGGAACCGGCGGATTGACGGTGAATCTTCCAGCGATCGTGAAGAATACCGGCTGGGAGTTTGATTCAAATATCAATCTGATAAGCGGTAAAAATCTCAAATGGTCTACAGGGTTAAATCTCACAATACCAAAAAATAAACTCGTCGCTTACCCTGGGCTTGAAACTTCAACAGACGCGATAAACTATCAAATAGGTCAGCCATTGTCGATTTTCAAAACTTACCGGGTGACTGTTAATCAACAAACTGGACTGTACATAATCGAAGATAAAAATTTAAATAATGTTCGAGATGACGCCGATCGTTTTATCGTGAAATTTTTAGGCCAATATTTTTACGGAGGAATGCAAAACAATATATCATTTAAGCAGTTCAAGCTTGGAATATTTTTCTCTTTTGCAAAACAAAACGGCAGAAGTTATCGTACCTCATCTACCAGAACGCCGGGAGGGGCATTACTAGCCAGTGGCGTGGTACAAACTAACCAATTTTCCGAAGTTTTGGATCGTTGGCAAAAAAATGGAGACGACACATCAGTTCAAAGATTTACTACAGTCACCGCGAATAATTCATTAAATACAGCCGTCAAGTCATTTGGAGATTTGTCAATTGTTGATGCGTCTTATATAAAGCTCCGCAATCTTTCACTAGGATATACATTACCTCAGAGTTTTCTTACTCGTCTCAAGATCAGTAATGCTATGGTAACAATTCAAGGTCAAAATATTTTCACATTTACTAGTTATAAAGGATTAGATCCAGAAACACAAGGGCTTTATTTACCACCGTTAAGAACGCTAACACTTGGGTTAAATTTAACTTTTTAA
- a CDS encoding TlpA disulfide reductase family protein yields the protein MKSVRLLISTICVFLTYISCVSGTCVFSSQPKISGIFTAKEKPDSVAVAVLSRFSAPPLSFQVKVGERGDFTFKLPQSNHVQLFKIWKISKDKYEELGKYYAEPNDNIVVHIVKLSKDSLFFSGNGAPKYNLIESINKDYRHFVEYREKWPSIFTYQNIDNYFNDLSRTIDFFNNKKTKSIREFEKTVSLDVRNIIEFQFADYFSVWNSHLQLIYLKHCVGKPELESLVRNYFNRFKNIFFLRLDDRLSTFSPRVLTEFENWHKTYLILNSKTGLIDLTEYYNSVKKNSSKMTKEALLTTFFRNKETFTNIKDFNPNTYDSLVLDAQQYITSLDAKKIISAKTKVRAGTTLYDANFIDSKGKYVSTSSLKGKVVFIDFWGDGCGGCLNFHRWFEKNIWPEFKDNDDFVFLSISVDKDEQVWLKNIEKYSSKEYLNVNTYGLGLLGHPFAKHYNIQSLPSLMLIDKRGKIISQINLGISSVDLIKLIKSGLDSSVSK from the coding sequence ATGAAAAGTGTTAGACTTTTAATTTCGACAATCTGCGTCTTTTTAACATATATCAGTTGCGTATCCGGAACGTGTGTATTTTCCTCGCAACCAAAAATTTCGGGCATTTTTACCGCTAAAGAAAAACCAGACAGCGTTGCTGTTGCAGTTTTATCAAGATTTAGTGCCCCTCCATTATCCTTTCAAGTAAAAGTTGGTGAACGAGGAGATTTTACTTTTAAATTACCTCAGTCTAATCATGTTCAGCTCTTTAAAATATGGAAAATTTCTAAAGATAAGTATGAAGAACTGGGAAAATATTATGCCGAACCTAATGACAATATTGTTGTACATATTGTAAAATTGTCAAAAGATTCATTATTTTTCTCAGGAAACGGCGCCCCAAAGTATAATCTGATTGAAAGCATAAATAAAGATTATAGACATTTTGTTGAGTACAGAGAAAAATGGCCTTCTATCTTTACATATCAAAATATTGACAATTACTTCAATGATCTAAGTAGAACTATAGATTTTTTCAATAACAAAAAAACTAAATCAATAAGAGAATTTGAAAAAACGGTAAGTTTAGATGTCAGGAATATTATCGAATTTCAATTTGCTGATTATTTTTCAGTTTGGAATAGTCATCTTCAGCTAATTTATTTAAAACACTGTGTTGGGAAACCAGAATTAGAATCATTGGTTCGTAATTACTTTAATCGTTTCAAAAATATCTTTTTTTTAAGATTAGATGATCGATTAAGTACTTTCTCTCCTCGTGTACTTACGGAATTTGAGAACTGGCATAAAACATATTTGATATTAAATAGTAAGACTGGTCTTATAGATCTTACAGAATATTATAATTCTGTAAAAAAAAATTCATCTAAAATGACTAAGGAGGCTTTATTAACAACTTTTTTCCGTAACAAGGAGACGTTTACAAATATTAAAGATTTTAATCCCAATACTTACGATTCACTTGTCTTAGATGCTCAGCAGTATATTACATCATTAGATGCTAAGAAGATAATTTCGGCAAAAACCAAAGTAAGAGCCGGGACTACATTGTATGATGCTAATTTTATCGATTCAAAAGGGAAATATGTAAGTACTTCATCATTGAAGGGCAAGGTGGTATTTATTGATTTTTGGGGCGATGGATGTGGTGGGTGCTTAAATTTTCATCGCTGGTTCGAAAAAAATATATGGCCGGAATTTAAGGATAATGACGATTTTGTTTTCTTAAGTATTTCAGTAGACAAAGATGAACAAGTATGGCTCAAGAATATAGAAAAATATAGTTCAAAAGAATACCTAAATGTAAACACCTATGGCTTAGGTCTTTTAGGCCATCCATTTGCCAAACACTACAATATTCAATCGTTACCTAGTTTGATGCTTATTGATAAACGAGGAAAAATCATATCGCAAATTAATTTAGGAATTTCGTCAGTAGATTTGATTAAACTAATTAAATCAGGATTAGACAGTAGTGTATCTAAGTAA
- a CDS encoding AraC family transcriptional regulator has translation MNANITLKILPCTEFLPDGKPAPFSTITLKNAQSKLLCLDAGKFLLQNIHHPLVDIDLFEYDIDSNAQIEVKVNEPTIVMLAMLEGHSILYSEDGNILKENYGNCCYMSYIPGGNYSRTFLTGKHQMLLLTIPAALLLQEIKRFPEFLPILDGYYAEVKTYLSLETAAIAKRIFKLVKKLNSRTSWQGMEPGQRVQSFLLDCLEAYNKSLELSGIYDAIQQQKADELVDFLRQNYASDIVNNKAELAALFYISEKTMLRLIKKRLGKSLHQFIIELRMLYSLKQLMMTDRSVKEVAESVGYHDPYHFSKAFKDYFNISPSKIENLSVPDRLP, from the coding sequence ATGAATGCTAATATTACCCTTAAAATATTGCCATGCACGGAGTTCTTACCGGACGGTAAGCCGGCTCCATTTTCTACAATTACCCTAAAAAATGCACAGTCCAAACTGCTGTGCCTTGACGCGGGTAAGTTTCTGTTGCAAAACATCCATCACCCATTGGTGGATATTGACTTGTTTGAGTACGACATTGATTCGAACGCGCAGATAGAAGTAAAAGTAAACGAGCCAACTATTGTAATGTTGGCGATGCTAGAGGGGCATTCCATATTGTACAGCGAAGATGGGAATATATTAAAAGAAAACTACGGTAACTGCTGTTACATGAGTTATATACCGGGCGGCAACTACAGCCGTACATTTCTAACCGGCAAGCACCAAATGCTATTGTTAACCATTCCTGCGGCATTGCTGCTACAGGAAATTAAAAGGTTTCCAGAGTTTTTGCCTATTCTGGATGGTTATTATGCCGAAGTTAAAACTTACCTGAGCCTGGAAACGGCGGCCATTGCCAAGCGGATATTTAAGTTGGTTAAAAAATTAAACTCCCGTACCAGCTGGCAGGGGATGGAGCCCGGGCAAAGGGTACAGAGCTTTTTGCTGGATTGCCTGGAGGCCTATAATAAAAGTTTGGAGCTGAGCGGTATTTATGATGCTATACAACAGCAGAAGGCCGACGAGCTGGTTGATTTTTTGCGACAAAACTATGCATCCGATATTGTGAACAACAAGGCTGAGCTGGCGGCACTTTTTTACATTTCCGAAAAAACGATGTTGCGGCTGATCAAGAAACGATTGGGAAAATCCCTGCATCAGTTTATCATTGAGCTGAGGATGTTGTACAGTTTAAAACAACTGATGATGACTGACAGGTCGGTAAAGGAAGTGGCCGAGTCGGTAGGTTATCACGATCCGTACCATTTTAGCAAGGCTTTTAAAGACTATTTTAACATTTCACCAAGTAAAATTGAGAATTTATCCGTTCCCGACCGTTTGCCGTAA
- a CDS encoding MauE/DoxX family redox-associated membrane protein produces MGKIVKMDVPRKRQPGFGLFPKAKQILVDFIAYLIALFFVLAVTSKLMHLDKFETQLAESPFLSVVAAPLHLLIPAFEILMILLLVQRKTRLLGLYTAFSWFVLFTYYIAFLLNTGVPLPCACGGLWLSVGWTTQMLFNMGCIIIAITAILLQTKIMTTRK; encoded by the coding sequence ATGGGCAAGATCGTCAAAATGGATGTGCCAAGAAAAAGGCAACCGGGGTTTGGGCTTTTCCCCAAAGCCAAACAGATCCTGGTTGACTTTATTGCCTATCTGATTGCGTTATTTTTTGTGTTAGCCGTAACCAGCAAATTAATGCACTTGGATAAATTCGAGACTCAGCTTGCTGAGTCTCCTTTTTTATCTGTTGTTGCGGCTCCGCTGCATTTGCTTATTCCGGCTTTCGAAATTTTGATGATCCTGTTGTTGGTACAACGGAAGACAAGGTTACTGGGGCTTTATACTGCTTTTTCCTGGTTTGTATTGTTTACCTATTATATTGCCTTTTTATTAAACACCGGGGTACCCTTGCCCTGCGCCTGTGGCGGTCTGTGGCTTTCAGTAGGGTGGACCACCCAAATGCTGTTTAACATGGGCTGTATCATTATTGCCATTACAGCGATATTGCTGCAAACCAAAATCATGACTACCCGTAAATAA
- a CDS encoding Crp/Fnr family transcriptional regulator has protein sequence MNPYEKKLIDDLILPAFTQVTLSQKLINSLYELCRLHQVTKYQLLELPGPYYEGRLWFSVSAMVQAYYFCPDKQCKWGTRIWRKREFILNSASLLNQEFRTDYIEVLEPGNMLSITYVDLLSLIVEFPELEKQVQNIAACNERYYYNRTQLLNRPPFERVQQFEKENPLFVNVAGKDAIAMHVGLTRQGYYSQLKKNSFSSPQ, from the coding sequence ATGAACCCTTACGAAAAAAAACTAATCGATGATCTAATATTGCCCGCTTTTACTCAGGTAACACTCTCTCAAAAATTAATTAACAGCTTGTACGAACTGTGCCGGTTGCACCAGGTTACCAAATATCAGCTTTTAGAGCTGCCAGGCCCTTATTACGAGGGGCGCCTTTGGTTTTCTGTAAGCGCCATGGTGCAGGCCTATTATTTCTGTCCAGACAAGCAATGCAAATGGGGTACCCGCATTTGGCGCAAGCGGGAATTTATCCTGAACAGTGCCAGTTTGCTGAACCAGGAATTCCGGACCGATTATATTGAAGTTTTGGAGCCTGGCAATATGTTGTCTATTACCTATGTTGATTTGTTGAGCCTTATTGTGGAGTTTCCGGAACTGGAAAAACAAGTCCAGAACATTGCGGCCTGCAACGAAAGGTACTACTACAACCGCACGCAGCTCCTAAACCGTCCCCCGTTTGAGCGTGTGCAGCAGTTTGAAAAAGAAAACCCCTTATTTGTTAATGTTGCCGGCAAGGATGCCATTGCTATGCATGTGGGCCTTACGCGGCAGGGGTATTACAGCCAGTTGAAGAAAAATTCTTTTAGTTCGCCCCAGTGA
- a CDS encoding FecR family protein → MPHLDAESLIKKYQSGKCTPEEMALIEKHITFTSIANDDISGDEEMLDDLTDDIAQICAPAKIINWGLRLAIAAAILAFVAVTITLFRVKDTPTPASYANDVKPGTNKAILTLANGKTINLSDAKNGALANDHNVEIIKSADGQLLFKFNPDGAQASNTTQRDSIGALVSGASPVKSLNRLNCVTTPKGGQYHIALPDGTNVWVNAGSSLRFPSSFADMPERRVELTGEAYFEVAQIKTVFGMQKRARKMPFVVKTDRQEVTVLGTHFNINSYADEPNIRTTLLEGSVKVSSAGGDAILKPGQQAVNSNSALKVSNVDTEMAVAWKNGEFMFRNESLKSIMRQIGRWYNVEVSFEDEQIGKAVLGGTITKYTNLSKVLCVLENTGSARFKVRGNKVIVTRAL, encoded by the coding sequence ATGCCACACTTAGACGCTGAAAGCTTAATAAAAAAATACCAATCGGGTAAATGTACGCCTGAGGAGATGGCATTAATTGAAAAGCACATCACCTTTACGTCTATTGCCAACGATGACATTTCGGGCGATGAGGAGATGCTGGATGATTTGACTGATGACATTGCACAAATTTGCGCTCCTGCAAAAATTATCAACTGGGGATTGCGGTTGGCTATAGCTGCAGCCATTTTGGCTTTTGTAGCGGTTACCATTACGCTGTTCAGGGTAAAAGACACTCCTACCCCAGCAAGCTATGCCAACGATGTAAAACCAGGCACTAACAAAGCCATCTTAACTTTGGCCAATGGCAAAACCATCAATTTAAGTGATGCTAAAAATGGCGCACTGGCCAATGATCACAATGTAGAAATTATCAAATCGGCTGATGGACAGTTGTTGTTCAAGTTTAATCCCGATGGAGCCCAGGCCAGCAACACTACACAGCGCGACTCTATTGGCGCACTGGTTTCGGGTGCAAGTCCGGTTAAATCATTAAACCGGTTAAACTGTGTAACCACCCCTAAAGGTGGGCAATACCATATTGCACTGCCCGACGGCACCAATGTATGGGTTAATGCCGGATCCAGCTTACGCTTCCCTTCGTCCTTTGCCGATATGCCAGAACGAAGAGTAGAACTAACAGGAGAAGCCTACTTTGAGGTAGCACAAATTAAAACGGTATTTGGCATGCAAAAGCGTGCACGTAAAATGCCTTTCGTAGTAAAAACAGATCGTCAGGAAGTAACGGTGTTGGGTACGCACTTCAACATCAACAGTTATGCTGACGAGCCCAATATTAGGACAACGCTCTTGGAAGGATCGGTTAAAGTCTCCTCAGCCGGAGGAGACGCCATCCTTAAACCTGGACAACAGGCCGTAAACAGCAACTCAGCCCTCAAAGTATCTAATGTAGATACAGAAATGGCCGTAGCCTGGAAAAACGGCGAGTTTATGTTCAGGAACGAAAGCCTGAAAAGTATCATGCGCCAGATTGGTAGATGGTACAATGTGGAGGTTTCGTTTGAAGATGAGCAAATAGGGAAAGCGGTACTAGGGGGTACCATAACTAAGTATACCAACCTATCAAAAGTGCTTTGCGTATTAGAAAATACGGGCAGCGCCAGGTTTAAGGTAAGGGGCAATAAGGTCATTGTAACCCGCGCACTTTAA